The Syntrophotalea acetylenivorans genome contains the following window.
GCGAAGATAGCTTGCCAGACTGGCAGGTTCCCTGCCCTGCAATAAATGGCGAGGCAATTGGGCGGCCATTGCTTCGGTATCCTGCAATGTCTCGTCAAGATAACGATCGATGGCTTCAGCATTGGAGCGGGCAAGGGATTCAGCGCCCTGCAGAACAGATCGACGCAGAGATTGATGAAGAAGGGAGAGGGAGAAAAAGCCACTGGCAACAACACCAAGGACCACCACCAGGGCCATAAGCAAAGCTGTTTTGCTGCGAAGATTCATGATTACAGGCCCAAATGATGCTGAACTGCTAAAAGGATGTTGGGCTAAACGGGCCTGATCGAACAATTGTCTGTTCGAACCCTGGTTTCCGAGAATTTCAAACAAAACAGCAAGGCTATTTGGCTAAAATTGTCGGAGACTTGAGCCGGCCAGACGGATTTGCAGGAGTTTCATGGTAGGTCCAACGATGCCCGGGCCGGTGAAAACGAAGCGAACCGTCTACACCGACCCGGAACAAAAATCCGACCATATTCAATTTGCCGTTGAGTACAGCGTTAAGTTAGCCGCAGTCGGTCAGCTACAGATTTTGCTCAAGCTTTCCTGCAAGATGGCCCTTTTTTCCCTGGCCTCCTGCAATTTACTGCGATTCTTTTCCAGCACTTCCGGGGGAGCCTTGGCCAGGAAAGCCTCATTTTCCAGTTTCTTGCTGAACATGGCCACGTCCTTCTCGACCTTGGCAATCTCCTTCTGCAAGCGCTTCTTTTCTTCTTCCAGGTTGATCAGCCCGGCCAGGGGCAACAAAATCTCCACCTCGCCGGCAACCTGAGTAGCTGCTTGTTCCGGATGTTCGGCTCCCATACCGAAACACAGGTCATTGAGTTTGGCCAGGGCACGAATGTAGTTTTCACCCTCAGCCACCACATTAACGGCAGCGTCACTTTTACAATCGAGTACCGCAGGAATCTGCTTGCCGGGCGCCACATTCATTTCACCGCGAATATTACGGATGCCCTTGATGACCTCCATGATCAATTCCATCTTCGCCGCGCCTTGCGGGTTGGACGGAAAAACGTCGGCATTTGTATATGTGGCCAGCATGATCGACGAGGTCGGTCGTTCACCGGGCAGCACTTGCCAGATCTCTTCGGTGATAAAGGGCATGATGGGATGCAGCAGGCGCAGCAACTGCTCCAGCACGGTGAAAAGAACCTCCTGGGCCACCTGACGGCGAGCCACGTCCTCTCCGTAGAGATCTTCTTTACTCAGCTCGATGTACCAATCGCAGAATTCATGCCAGATAAAGGCATAGAGAGCCCCTGCCGCGTCGTTGAATTTATAATCGGCCAGAGCCTGTTCCGTCTGTCCGGCAACCACGTTTAACCGGGTGAGTATCCACTGGTCGGCCAGCGACAGCTTGGCTTGAGCAAGATCGATGGTTCCCGGCTTAAAGTCTTCCAGGTTCATCAGAGCAAAACGGCTGGCGTTCCACAATTTATTGACAAAGTTCCGGTATCCGGCAATCCGTTCCAGGGACAGCTTGATATCCCGTCCCTGAGCGGCAAAGGCCGCCAGGGTGAAGCGGAAGGCATCGGTCCCGTATTCGTCGATAACCGTCAACGGGTCGATAACATTGCCCTTACTCTTGCTCATCTTCTGACCGCTGGCATCCCGCACCAGGGCATGAATGTAGACCTCTTTGAAAGGTACTTCATTCATAAACTTGAGGCCCATCATCATCATCCGCGCGACCCAAAAAAACAGGATATCAAAGCCGGTTACCAGACAGGATGTGGGATAAAATTTATCCAGAGTGGCTGTCTTGTCGGGCCAGCCCATGGTCGAAAAAGGCCACAACGCAGAGGAGAACCAGGTATCTAATACATCGGTCTCCTGGCGCAATTGGCTGCCGCCGCAATGGCTGCAGACCGTAGCATCCTCACGGGTAACAGTGATCTGATCACAGTCGGCACAAAACCAGGCAGGGATGCGATGTCCCCACCAGATCTGGCGGCTGATGCACCAATCGCGGATATTGTACATCCACTCGAAATAGGTCTTTTCCCACTGTTGAGGGATAATTTTGGTACGCCCGTCCTCGACGGCGGCGATAGCCTGCTTGGCCAAAGGCTCTACCTTGACATACCACTGCAGGCTCATGTAAGGCTCGATGACGGTCTTGCAGCGATAACACTCGCCGACCGCATTGAGATGCTCCTCGGTGCGTTCCAGCAGGTCGCCCGCCTCCAGGTCGGCCAGTACCTTCTGCCGGGCGGCGCTCCGTTCCAATCCTTCGTAAGCGCCACCGTTGGCATTGACCACGCCCGATTCATCAAAAATATTGATAAATTCAAGGTCGTGGCGTTTTCCCATCTCGAAGTCGTTGAAATCATGAGCCGGAGTGATCTTCACCGCACCGCTACCGAATTCTTTGTCGACATAATCATCGGCGATAATCGGTATTTCGCGACCGACCAGA
Protein-coding sequences here:
- a CDS encoding valine--tRNA ligase, translating into MKAQLAKGYEPSEVERKWYDSWEKDGRFHADEASSKPGYSIVIPPPNVTGVLHMGHALNNTLQDILARWMRMRGSEVLWQPGTDHAGIATQNVVEKQLAAEGRDRHDLGRDGFVERVWQWRGESGGQIINQLKRLGASCDWERERFTMDEGLSKAVREVFVTLYEEGLIYRDNRLINWCPRCHTALSDLEVEHEDQKGQLWHLRYPVKGCDQVLVVATTRPETMLGDTAVAVHPEDERYADLIGKSVVLPLVGREIPIIADDYVDKEFGSGAVKITPAHDFNDFEMGKRHDLEFINIFDESGVVNANGGAYEGLERSAARQKVLADLEAGDLLERTEEHLNAVGECYRCKTVIEPYMSLQWYVKVEPLAKQAIAAVEDGRTKIIPQQWEKTYFEWMYNIRDWCISRQIWWGHRIPAWFCADCDQITVTREDATVCSHCGGSQLRQETDVLDTWFSSALWPFSTMGWPDKTATLDKFYPTSCLVTGFDILFFWVARMMMMGLKFMNEVPFKEVYIHALVRDASGQKMSKSKGNVIDPLTVIDEYGTDAFRFTLAAFAAQGRDIKLSLERIAGYRNFVNKLWNASRFALMNLEDFKPGTIDLAQAKLSLADQWILTRLNVVAGQTEQALADYKFNDAAGALYAFIWHEFCDWYIELSKEDLYGEDVARRQVAQEVLFTVLEQLLRLLHPIMPFITEEIWQVLPGERPTSSIMLATYTNADVFPSNPQGAAKMELIMEVIKGIRNIRGEMNVAPGKQIPAVLDCKSDAAVNVVAEGENYIRALAKLNDLCFGMGAEHPEQAATQVAGEVEILLPLAGLINLEEEKKRLQKEIAKVEKDVAMFSKKLENEAFLAKAPPEVLEKNRSKLQEAREKRAILQESLSKICS